One Phycisphaerae bacterium RAS2 DNA window includes the following coding sequences:
- the glnB_1 gene encoding Nitrogen regulatory protein P-II, with amino-acid sequence MKEIKAIIRPHMLSKIMEALHALPYFPGVTVSDCQGQGRGRGSGGRFEATEETIYFAKMTKLELFCADDICDGIVDTICKAAHTGSPDDGLIAVIDLSRLVSIRTGKEQEKAV; translated from the coding sequence ATGAAAGAAATCAAAGCGATCATCCGTCCTCACATGCTGTCCAAGATCATGGAGGCTTTGCACGCCCTTCCGTACTTTCCCGGCGTCACCGTCAGCGACTGCCAAGGGCAGGGGCGCGGTCGAGGCAGCGGCGGGCGGTTCGAAGCAACCGAAGAAACGATCTATTTTGCGAAGATGACGAAGCTGGAACTTTTCTGCGCGGACGACATCTGTGACGGGATTGTGGACACGATTTGCAAGGCGGCGCACACGGGTTCTCCTGACGATGGCTTGATCGCCGTCATCGACCTCTCACGTCTCGTCAGCATCCGTACGGGCAAGGAGCAGGAGAAGGCGGTCTAG